The following proteins come from a genomic window of Herpetosiphon gulosus:
- a CDS encoding DinB family protein, translating to MDLLDRLLGHDVWTTRQLLLQAQSLSPAQLDQQFAIDQRSLRECFEHIIENMEIWCDLMAERPVRDLTDNSIEALLQRLSNAGRDFAAIARTISREQRWDAVYADVLDEPPVQKTYGGTIGHLITHSMHHRAQIMLMLEQLGCQEHIEGDLLSWEAQAFGWKSHDR from the coding sequence ATGGACTTGTTAGATCGTTTGCTTGGCCACGATGTTTGGACAACCCGCCAATTATTACTGCAAGCGCAAAGCCTCAGCCCAGCCCAACTTGATCAGCAGTTTGCAATCGACCAGCGTAGTTTACGTGAATGCTTCGAGCATATCATCGAAAACATGGAGATTTGGTGCGATCTCATGGCCGAACGGCCTGTGCGCGATTTAACCGATAACTCGATTGAGGCCTTGCTGCAACGCCTGAGCAATGCAGGCCGCGATTTTGCCGCAATTGCCCGCACGATCAGCCGTGAGCAACGCTGGGATGCTGTGTATGCTGATGTATTGGATGAACCGCCAGTTCAAAAAACCTATGGCGGCACGATTGGTCATTTGATTACCCATAGCATGCATCACCGTGCCCAAATTATGTTGATGCTTGAGCAGCTTGGTTGCCAAGAGCATATTGAAGGCGATTTGCTGAGTTGGGAAGCCCAAGCCTTTGGCTGGAAATCGCATGATCGCTGA
- a CDS encoding NAD(P)H-binding protein: MTVIALAGATGYTGQRIISQAANNPEWQVRALVRQSATSKTHFPLGQAFAICDFADQASVDAALEGCEAVFQTIGTTQAQFNANVNYETVDYGTTIALIKAAQAQGVKRFVLLSSAGAGLPLGSYLRWKAKTEKAVRESGLDWTILRPAAIVGPSRRAIQLASMPFALLSKLPLIGRLGAIMRPVDVNDLALSFFKCLQDETTIGKTLEGRSFWRLIR; the protein is encoded by the coding sequence ATGACCGTGATAGCTTTAGCCGGAGCCACGGGCTACACTGGCCAACGGATTATCAGCCAAGCCGCCAACAATCCTGAGTGGCAAGTGCGAGCTTTGGTACGCCAAAGTGCCACCAGCAAAACCCATTTTCCGCTTGGCCAAGCCTTTGCCATCTGCGATTTTGCTGATCAAGCCAGCGTTGATGCAGCGCTTGAGGGCTGCGAGGCGGTATTTCAAACCATCGGCACAACCCAAGCTCAATTTAATGCCAATGTAAACTATGAAACTGTCGATTATGGCACAACTATCGCTTTGATCAAAGCGGCCCAAGCGCAAGGAGTGAAGCGTTTTGTGCTGCTTAGCTCAGCAGGTGCAGGCTTGCCGCTCGGCTCATACCTACGCTGGAAGGCCAAAACCGAAAAAGCTGTGCGCGAAAGCGGCCTCGATTGGACAATTCTGCGGCCTGCGGCGATTGTTGGGCCAAGCCGTCGCGCAATTCAACTAGCAAGCATGCCGTTTGCGCTGCTCAGCAAATTGCCCTTGATTGGGCGCTTAGGTGCAATTATGCGGCCAGTTGATGTCAACGATTTGGCGTTGAGCTTTTTCAAGTGCCTCCAAGACGAAACCACAATTGGCAAAACGCTCGAAGGTCGCTCATTCTGGCGCTTGATTCGCTAA
- a CDS encoding rhodanese-related sulfurtransferase, whose product MDILVIAFYKFVDLPDFAAKREPLRDFCNQRGIKGTILLAHEGINSTVAGPEPAMRELLEFLRSDSRLADLVWKESWTNEIPFQRMKVRLKKEIVTLGMPEINPNDGVGTYVDAEQWNALINDPEVVVIDTRNDYEVEVGTFPQALNPKTDSFREFPAFVEQNLDPQQHPKVAMFCTGGIRCEKATAYMLRKGFQAVYHLEGGILKYLETVEPSANQWQGECYVFDQRVAVDEQLKPGHYDLDQPTGLPRKREEASL is encoded by the coding sequence ATGGATATTTTAGTCATCGCTTTTTACAAATTTGTCGATCTGCCCGATTTTGCCGCCAAACGCGAGCCATTGCGCGATTTTTGTAACCAACGTGGGATCAAAGGCACGATCTTGCTCGCGCACGAGGGGATTAATTCAACCGTTGCTGGCCCCGAGCCAGCCATGCGCGAATTGTTGGAGTTTCTACGCAGCGACTCACGCCTTGCCGATTTGGTTTGGAAGGAATCGTGGACCAACGAAATTCCCTTTCAACGCATGAAGGTGCGTTTAAAAAAGGAAATTGTAACCCTCGGTATGCCCGAAATCAACCCTAACGATGGTGTTGGCACCTATGTTGATGCCGAGCAGTGGAATGCGCTGATCAATGATCCCGAGGTGGTAGTAATCGATACGCGCAACGATTATGAAGTTGAAGTTGGCACATTCCCCCAAGCACTCAATCCCAAAACCGATTCGTTCCGCGAATTTCCGGCGTTTGTTGAGCAAAACCTTGATCCGCAGCAACATCCTAAGGTAGCGATGTTTTGCACTGGCGGCATTCGTTGCGAAAAAGCCACGGCCTATATGCTACGCAAGGGTTTTCAAGCGGTCTATCATCTTGAAGGCGGCATTTTGAAATACCTTGAAACGGTCGAGCCAAGCGCCAACCAATGGCAAGGCGAGTGCTATGTGTTTGATCAGCGGGTCGCGGTCGATGAGCAACTCAAGCCAGGCCACTACGATTTGGATCAGCCAACGGGATTGCCCCGTAAGCGCGAGGAAGCAAGCTTATGA
- a CDS encoding PIG-L deacetylase family protein, producing MSEQTFTPKRILVVVAHPDDAEFVCSGTLSRWYREGHHIHFCLCTDGNHGSSDPNMTPERLAEIRQAEQRAAAAYVGADVTFLSFEDAALEPTLELRKAITRVIRRYKPDIVVCQDPSFRYNDDYLNHPDHVAAGNASFGAIMPAASTRLIFPDLLEEGLEPHNVRQVYLMGGERVDTWVGLTEEDFQLKLKALREHKCQLGDWEPEPMMREWAVATAKLAREAGVECELAESFKLVTLVRD from the coding sequence ATGAGCGAGCAAACATTTACGCCCAAACGGATTTTAGTCGTTGTAGCCCACCCTGATGATGCTGAATTTGTCTGTAGCGGCACGTTGTCGCGCTGGTATCGCGAAGGCCATCACATCCATTTTTGTCTTTGCACTGATGGTAATCATGGCTCAAGCGACCCTAACATGACTCCCGAACGCTTAGCCGAGATTCGCCAAGCTGAGCAACGCGCTGCTGCTGCCTATGTTGGCGCTGATGTCACATTTTTGAGCTTTGAAGATGCAGCTTTGGAGCCAACGCTTGAATTACGCAAAGCCATCACACGGGTGATTCGGCGCTACAAACCAGATATTGTGGTCTGCCAAGATCCATCATTTCGCTATAACGATGATTATTTGAACCATCCCGACCATGTGGCGGCGGGCAATGCCAGCTTTGGGGCAATTATGCCAGCAGCTTCAACCCGTTTGATCTTCCCCGATCTCTTGGAAGAAGGGCTGGAACCCCACAATGTGCGGCAAGTTTATTTGATGGGTGGCGAGCGGGTTGATACCTGGGTTGGCTTGACTGAAGAGGATTTTCAGCTCAAACTCAAGGCTTTGCGTGAACACAAATGCCAATTGGGCGATTGGGAGCCAGAGCCAATGATGCGCGAATGGGCGGTTGCTACGGCGAAGTTGGCGCGTGAAGCCGGGGTTGAGTGCGAATTAGCCGAATCCTTTAAGCTCGTGACCCTAGTTCGAGATTAA
- a CDS encoding ATP-dependent DNA helicase RecQ, giving the protein MTLVDPETPLFTFDEAEAQPTALANELTEALREHFGLPGFRSGQQQVIERVMAGRSTLALMPTGAGKSLCYQLPALLLPHATIVISPLIALMKDQLDGLPEAVRERATFINSAIPFDEVRTRLRGLSEGRYKLVYVAPERLRQRQFLYALQQVGISLFVVDEAHCVSLWGFSFRPDYLFIREALRELGNPLVLGLTATASPATEKAICEQLGDLETVRTNVFRPNLHFELIKASNKEKKQAAILSLCSQVDGAIIVYARSRNSCEELAEQLRKTGVVAEAYHAGCPDRDAIQDRFMRGETRVIVATIAFGMGVDKRDVRAVIHANLPKSLEDYAQEAGRAGRDGQISRCIMLYNFFDKRQLKEWLESSHFGVEELRELYKAVLGQIGKGQGTINQAQLMELSGFDETRLRVGLGILEHVGLVRRHFDLPRVCKLRRGEAPATPEINQLCEWFSLGRWWQDVSSLDLAAALRIAPSQLEPTLLAWQEQGLLGYEGVAREVLLEVLPSPKDTRERMYQVLKQWRSTQERQLDSLTQYVEASHCRHRILAAQFGQRLPACGNACDICQSGRITISRPPNVLQPQTMPLVGSNWGNGGAISDHQRIIIEAVREHPQQLTSRDLAHILAGSRGYSSHPLFGALSERSFDSIRAEIDVLVDAGTLAYQGATLVAVVAAPKRTGNQQRDIALQVLATLTRLPYPLGRTGLVRLLKGVSDAKRSPDHGVLAHATMEQIEVVVEALVEAQLLDRQQQGLYPLLALNSAGREVLNDPQTLPVLNIQGKRDSAKDEQIQADSELLLLLKSWRSEQARKLNLPHYMIIPDSVLFDLAAYQPTNTQELSTIKGIGSQKLAQWGADLLSLITTGKPAN; this is encoded by the coding sequence ATGACATTGGTTGATCCTGAAACGCCGCTGTTTACCTTCGATGAAGCTGAAGCCCAGCCGACGGCCTTAGCCAATGAGTTGACCGAAGCTTTGCGCGAGCATTTTGGCTTGCCTGGCTTTCGTAGCGGTCAGCAACAAGTGATCGAACGGGTAATGGCTGGCCGGTCAACTCTGGCTTTGATGCCGACTGGCGCTGGTAAATCGTTGTGCTACCAATTGCCTGCATTGCTGCTGCCTCACGCCACGATCGTGATCTCGCCGCTGATTGCCTTGATGAAAGATCAGCTTGATGGCTTGCCTGAGGCGGTGCGCGAACGAGCAACCTTTATCAACAGCGCAATTCCCTTCGATGAAGTTCGCACACGCTTGCGCGGTTTGAGCGAGGGTCGCTATAAATTGGTGTATGTTGCGCCCGAACGTTTGCGCCAACGCCAATTTCTTTATGCCTTGCAACAAGTTGGCATTTCGTTGTTTGTGGTCGATGAAGCCCATTGTGTATCGTTGTGGGGTTTCTCGTTTCGCCCCGATTATCTGTTTATTCGCGAAGCGCTGCGCGAGCTTGGCAATCCGTTGGTGTTGGGCTTGACGGCAACTGCTAGCCCAGCCACCGAAAAAGCCATCTGCGAGCAACTTGGCGATTTAGAAACCGTGCGAACCAACGTGTTTCGGCCAAATTTACATTTCGAGTTGATCAAAGCCTCGAATAAAGAGAAAAAACAAGCGGCGATTCTTAGCTTGTGCAGCCAAGTTGATGGCGCAATTATTGTCTATGCCCGTTCGCGTAATAGTTGTGAAGAATTGGCCGAGCAGCTGCGCAAAACTGGCGTTGTGGCCGAAGCCTATCATGCTGGCTGCCCCGACCGCGATGCCATTCAAGATCGCTTTATGCGTGGCGAAACTCGCGTGATTGTCGCGACCATCGCTTTTGGCATGGGTGTTGATAAGCGTGATGTGCGGGCGGTGATTCACGCCAATTTGCCCAAATCGCTAGAAGATTATGCCCAAGAGGCCGGACGGGCTGGCCGCGATGGCCAAATTTCGCGCTGTATTATGCTCTACAACTTTTTCGATAAACGCCAACTCAAGGAATGGCTCGAAAGCAGCCATTTCGGAGTCGAAGAATTACGCGAACTCTATAAGGCAGTTTTGGGGCAAATCGGCAAAGGCCAAGGCACAATCAATCAAGCTCAGCTGATGGAGCTTTCGGGCTTTGATGAAACTCGTTTGCGCGTTGGCTTGGGCATTTTGGAGCATGTTGGGCTGGTGCGTCGCCATTTCGATCTGCCGCGAGTTTGCAAATTGCGCCGTGGTGAAGCCCCGGCCACACCCGAAATCAACCAACTTTGCGAGTGGTTTAGCCTGGGGCGTTGGTGGCAAGATGTGAGCAGCCTTGATTTAGCCGCTGCACTGCGAATTGCCCCCAGCCAGCTTGAGCCAACCTTGCTCGCTTGGCAAGAACAAGGCTTGCTAGGCTACGAAGGCGTGGCGCGGGAAGTCTTGCTCGAAGTGTTGCCATCGCCCAAAGATACCCGCGAACGAATGTATCAGGTGTTGAAGCAATGGCGCAGCACCCAAGAACGCCAACTCGATTCATTAACCCAATATGTTGAGGCCAGCCATTGCCGCCATCGAATTTTGGCGGCCCAGTTTGGCCAACGTCTGCCAGCTTGTGGCAATGCCTGTGATATTTGCCAATCGGGCCGCATCACCATCAGCCGACCACCAAATGTCTTGCAGCCCCAAACTATGCCGTTGGTTGGCTCCAATTGGGGCAATGGCGGGGCAATCAGCGACCATCAACGGATTATTATCGAGGCGGTGCGCGAACATCCCCAACAATTAACCAGCCGCGATTTGGCGCATATTTTGGCTGGCTCACGTGGCTATAGCTCGCATCCGTTGTTTGGGGCACTTTCCGAGCGCTCGTTTGACTCGATTCGCGCCGAGATTGATGTGTTGGTTGATGCTGGGACGTTGGCTTATCAAGGCGCAACCTTGGTGGCAGTGGTGGCGGCTCCCAAACGCACTGGCAATCAACAGCGTGATATTGCCTTGCAAGTGCTGGCGACGCTAACTCGTTTGCCCTATCCTTTGGGGCGAACTGGCTTGGTGCGCTTGCTCAAAGGGGTCAGCGATGCCAAGCGTTCGCCTGACCATGGCGTTTTAGCCCACGCCACAATGGAGCAAATTGAGGTGGTGGTTGAGGCCTTGGTTGAAGCCCAATTACTTGATCGCCAGCAGCAGGGGTTGTATCCGTTGTTGGCTTTGAATAGTGCTGGCCGCGAGGTTTTGAATGATCCCCAGACCTTGCCTGTGCTCAACATTCAGGGCAAACGCGATTCGGCCAAAGATGAGCAGATTCAAGCTGATAGCGAATTATTGCTTTTGCTCAAAAGTTGGCGCTCCGAGCAGGCCCGCAAACTCAATCTACCGCACTATATGATTATTCCCGATAGTGTGTTATTTGATTTAGCGGCCTATCAGCCAACCAATACCCAAGAATTAAGCACGATCAAAGGCATCGGCAGTCAAAAATTAGCCCAGTGGGGTGCAGATTTGCTGAGTTTGATTACAACTGGCAAGCCTGCAAATTAG
- a CDS encoding methylmalonyl-CoA mutase family protein codes for MGSQITTDAGIPVEPIYRDNDRQPEPDAGQFPYTRGIYPTMYRGRLWTMRQYAGFASAHETNERFRYLLEQGQMGLSVAFDLPTQLGLDSDDPRAEGEVGKVGVAIDSIDDMATLFAGIPLDKVSTSMTINAPASVLLLLYELVGAQQGAASKTLTGTIQNDILKEYAARGTYIFPPRPSMRLITDTFAYCADRIPRWNTISISGYHIREAGATAVQELAFTLANGIAYVQGAIDAGLHVNEFGPRLSFFFNAHNNFFEEIAKFRAARRMWATIMRERFGATDEHALTLRFHTQTGGSTLTSQQPLNNVVRVTLQALAAVMGGTQSLHTNGFDEALSLPTTEAATLALRTQQVIAYESGVTASADPLGGSYLVESMTDEIEQRALELIRHIDDLGGAVRAIEDGFVQAQIMDTAYDYQNRVESGEQLVIGVNKFVTDDAPVPIFKPNEAVAAEQFAKLAKLRAERDQAAVDAALADLQRAAEGSANVLYPMREALSQRATVGEVCGVLRRIWGEYRPDVAI; via the coding sequence ATGGGCAGTCAAATTACAACTGATGCTGGCATTCCGGTTGAGCCGATTTATCGTGATAACGACCGCCAGCCCGAGCCTGATGCTGGCCAGTTTCCCTATACACGCGGCATTTACCCCACGATGTATCGAGGCCGTTTGTGGACGATGCGCCAATATGCTGGCTTCGCTTCGGCCCATGAAACCAACGAACGCTTCCGCTATTTGCTCGAACAAGGTCAAATGGGGCTTTCCGTCGCTTTCGATCTGCCAACTCAGCTTGGCCTCGACTCGGATGATCCACGGGCTGAGGGCGAGGTCGGCAAGGTCGGGGTGGCAATCGATTCAATCGACGATATGGCAACTTTATTCGCGGGCATTCCACTGGATAAAGTTAGCACCTCGATGACAATCAATGCGCCTGCCAGCGTGCTATTGCTGTTGTATGAGTTGGTTGGCGCTCAACAAGGCGCAGCCTCGAAAACGCTCACGGGCACAATTCAAAATGATATTCTCAAGGAATACGCTGCCCGTGGAACCTATATCTTTCCGCCACGGCCTTCGATGCGGCTGATTACCGATACGTTTGCCTATTGCGCCGATCGGATTCCCCGCTGGAACACAATTAGCATCAGCGGCTATCATATTCGCGAAGCTGGGGCCACAGCGGTGCAAGAATTGGCCTTTACCTTGGCCAATGGCATCGCCTACGTTCAGGGCGCGATTGATGCTGGCTTGCATGTGAATGAATTTGGCCCACGCTTATCGTTCTTCTTCAATGCCCACAACAATTTCTTTGAAGAAATCGCCAAATTCCGCGCTGCTCGCCGCATGTGGGCCACAATTATGCGTGAGCGCTTTGGCGCAACCGATGAACATGCCTTGACTTTGCGTTTCCACACTCAAACTGGCGGCTCGACCTTAACCTCACAACAGCCACTCAACAATGTGGTGCGGGTCACTTTGCAGGCCTTGGCGGCGGTGATGGGCGGCACGCAATCGCTGCACACCAACGGCTTTGATGAGGCGCTTTCGTTGCCCACCACCGAAGCCGCAACCCTGGCCTTGCGTACCCAACAGGTAATCGCCTATGAAAGTGGCGTGACGGCTAGCGCCGATCCCTTGGGTGGCTCGTATTTGGTCGAAAGCATGACCGATGAGATCGAGCAACGCGCCTTGGAATTGATTCGGCATATCGACGATTTGGGCGGCGCAGTGCGGGCCATCGAGGATGGGTTCGTACAAGCCCAAATTATGGATACCGCCTACGATTATCAAAATCGGGTTGAAAGTGGCGAACAACTGGTGATCGGGGTCAACAAATTTGTGACCGATGATGCGCCAGTGCCAATCTTCAAGCCTAACGAAGCTGTAGCCGCCGAACAATTTGCCAAATTGGCCAAACTGCGAGCCGAGCGCGATCAAGCGGCGGTTGATGCAGCTTTGGCTGATTTGCAACGCGCCGCCGAAGGCAGTGCCAATGTGCTGTATCCAATGCGCGAAGCCTTGAGCCAACGCGCAACTGTTGGCGAGGTTTGCGGAGTATTGCGCCGAATTTGGGGAGAATATCGACCTGATGTGGCGATCTAA
- a CDS encoding WXG100 family type VII secretion target, with the protein MSVPIVQIQYQQLEQLAQRFAKQQTQVQAILQSLKQTIQALEHGGWMGEAATACFKEFYAEVVPAYCRLQHVFSESQTSLNQIAKLFHEAEAEAAALFRGEGGSVEQQSELINDLSQPQQTIHPSIDRFLQWVRTPQQTLIIETIRLIPLEIRQTLLSTPEVLQAIRALPGILPQMIIASLLEGSLTWSAASLVLTDGQFAPTTQDKEPPYQTANRNFAQLINSLIADPAMTNESLNTYAAVALPQYSQWNLNCWESVLYIGLLSGDLSLTELDQIYTNVATQFSQAGDNAEDQKQAANQALADSLGYNPNQTWCEGDPIDAGSIVFFVSGGSPLSHVAMATGRMIDNSPELISLWDRPNGSRSVQFTTIEALNSSNCTISVAPNPWLND; encoded by the coding sequence ATGAGTGTGCCAATCGTTCAAATTCAGTACCAACAGCTCGAACAACTCGCTCAACGCTTCGCCAAGCAACAAACCCAGGTTCAAGCAATCTTGCAAAGCCTCAAACAAACCATCCAAGCACTTGAGCATGGCGGCTGGATGGGCGAGGCAGCCACTGCATGTTTCAAAGAATTTTATGCCGAGGTCGTTCCGGCCTATTGCCGACTTCAGCATGTATTCAGCGAAAGCCAAACCAGCCTAAACCAAATAGCCAAGCTCTTTCACGAGGCTGAAGCCGAGGCCGCTGCATTATTTCGGGGCGAAGGTGGTTCGGTTGAGCAGCAATCTGAATTAATTAATGATCTAAGTCAGCCACAACAAACTATTCACCCCAGCATTGATCGATTTCTGCAATGGGTCAGAACACCGCAACAAACCCTAATCATTGAAACAATTCGGCTAATTCCTTTAGAAATCCGCCAAACCTTGCTCAGCACTCCCGAAGTTCTGCAAGCGATCCGTGCCCTTCCTGGAATCTTGCCGCAAATGATTATTGCCAGTTTGTTAGAAGGCTCATTAACATGGTCGGCTGCTTCATTGGTATTAACAGATGGTCAATTTGCACCAACAACGCAAGACAAGGAACCTCCATACCAAACAGCTAATCGAAATTTTGCTCAGTTAATTAATTCGCTGATTGCAGATCCTGCGATGACCAATGAATCCTTGAATACGTATGCTGCTGTGGCATTACCCCAATATAGTCAATGGAATCTGAATTGTTGGGAATCAGTTTTGTATATTGGGCTGCTTTCAGGCGATCTCTCATTAACTGAACTCGATCAAATTTATACAAATGTTGCCACACAATTCAGCCAAGCTGGAGACAATGCAGAAGATCAAAAGCAGGCAGCCAACCAAGCGCTAGCTGATAGTTTAGGCTACAATCCAAATCAAACTTGGTGTGAAGGCGACCCAATCGATGCGGGTAGTATTGTCTTTTTTGTCAGCGGTGGCAGCCCACTCAGCCACGTTGCGATGGCGACTGGACGAATGATTGATAACTCACCTGAGTTGATTAGTCTATGGGATCGGCCAAATGGCAGTCGGAGTGTCCAATTTACAACAATTGAGGCATTAAATAGCTCCAATTGCACTATCAGCGTTGCACCAAACCCTTGGCTGAACGATTAA
- a CDS encoding YihY/virulence factor BrkB family protein: MLNLFKQTFKEWGDDKVPRLGAALAYYTVFSLAPLLIIAISIAGLVFDQDAARGEVTRQLATLINDDAAQAINEIIQQSSNQHSGIIGTLIGVATLLFGASGVFGQLKDAMNTIWGVEPKPGRGIWGIVQERFFSFTMVLGVGFLLLVSLIISTLLEAGKNWLFGAEIGIVFQIVNLIVSFGIITVVFALLFKFLPDVKMAWRDVWIGAALTALLFTIGKFAIGQYLSTSSTASTFGAAGSLIIVLLWVYYSSQILFIGAELTQVYANMYGSHVQPDDDAVAVTAAARAEQGLSNPDSPRDQRTPRPKLAASKPQIIVTERFKSLEKQRYLAAVLGFLLAVLAGAFKSLINDKSPS; this comes from the coding sequence TGCTTAATTTATTTAAACAAACATTTAAAGAGTGGGGCGATGATAAAGTGCCACGGCTCGGCGCAGCCTTGGCCTACTACACGGTATTTTCACTCGCTCCGCTGTTGATCATCGCGATTAGCATTGCGGGTTTGGTGTTTGACCAAGATGCCGCTCGCGGTGAGGTTACGCGCCAATTAGCCACGTTGATTAATGACGATGCCGCCCAAGCGATCAACGAAATTATTCAGCAATCGAGCAACCAACATTCAGGCATTATCGGCACATTGATTGGCGTGGCAACCTTGCTCTTTGGTGCTTCCGGCGTTTTTGGTCAGCTCAAGGATGCCATGAATACGATTTGGGGCGTAGAGCCAAAGCCTGGACGTGGGATTTGGGGCATTGTGCAGGAGCGCTTTTTCTCGTTCACGATGGTGCTGGGCGTAGGCTTTTTGCTCTTGGTTTCGCTGATTATCAGCACGTTGCTTGAGGCTGGCAAGAATTGGCTGTTTGGCGCAGAGATTGGGATTGTGTTTCAGATCGTCAATTTAATCGTTTCATTTGGCATTATCACGGTTGTGTTTGCCTTGCTATTTAAATTTTTGCCTGATGTTAAGATGGCTTGGCGTGATGTTTGGATTGGTGCAGCGCTCACAGCGTTGCTCTTCACAATCGGTAAATTTGCGATTGGCCAATATCTGAGCACCAGTAGCACCGCCTCGACCTTTGGCGCAGCTGGTTCATTAATTATTGTGTTGTTATGGGTCTATTATTCGAGCCAAATTCTCTTTATTGGAGCCGAACTGACCCAAGTTTATGCCAATATGTATGGCTCACACGTGCAACCCGATGATGATGCCGTAGCCGTAACCGCCGCTGCTCGGGCCGAACAAGGCTTGAGTAACCCTGATTCGCCACGTGATCAGCGTACACCGCGACCGAAATTGGCCGCCAGTAAGCCACAAATTATCGTCACTGAACGCTTTAAATCATTGGAGAAACAACGCTATTTGGCAGCAGTTTTGGGCTTTTTGCTGGCAGTTCTGGCGGGGGCATTTAAGAGTTTAATCAACGATAAATCGCCATCGTAA
- the rsmI gene encoding 16S rRNA (cytidine(1402)-2'-O)-methyltransferase, with product MAVLYVVATPIGNLEDISPRGLRILQEVGLIAAEDTRHTRKLLQRYQIETRLIAYHEHNKLARLDTILLALANGDAVALVSDAGTPAISDPGYELVGAVIEAGFAVVPIPGPSAVITGLSASGLPTDRFYYLGFPPRRSKERCALFSEVVDIPATLVLYEAPHRICESLADALSVLGDRPAAVARELTKLHEQFVRGTLSELLAHFNATEPRGEFVLMIGGATRPTKRKPTSTSTNEFGVAVTTDEAPVVVDWDLIRSELQRLRAEGWTGTKAAKHLAKHYELDRHQVYNEWSNLPE from the coding sequence ATGGCTGTACTGTATGTGGTCGCCACTCCGATTGGTAACCTTGAAGATATTAGCCCACGTGGCTTGCGGATTTTGCAAGAGGTTGGCTTGATTGCCGCCGAAGATACCCGCCACACCCGCAAATTATTGCAACGCTATCAGATTGAAACTCGTTTGATCGCTTACCACGAGCATAACAAACTAGCCCGTTTGGATACAATTTTGCTGGCTTTGGCCAATGGCGATGCTGTGGCTTTGGTCAGCGATGCTGGCACACCAGCGATCTCCGACCCTGGCTACGAGCTAGTTGGTGCGGTAATCGAGGCTGGATTTGCGGTTGTGCCAATTCCTGGGCCAAGCGCGGTAATTACTGGCTTGAGCGCTTCGGGCCTGCCAACCGATCGCTTTTATTATTTGGGCTTTCCGCCGCGCCGTTCCAAGGAGCGTTGTGCGTTGTTCAGCGAAGTTGTTGATATTCCAGCAACCTTGGTGCTGTATGAAGCGCCGCATCGGATTTGCGAAAGTTTGGCCGATGCCCTCAGCGTTTTGGGCGATCGCCCGGCTGCCGTAGCCCGTGAATTAACTAAACTGCATGAGCAATTTGTGCGTGGCACGCTCAGCGAATTATTAGCCCATTTCAATGCAACCGAACCACGCGGCGAATTTGTGCTGATGATCGGCGGAGCCACGCGGCCTACCAAACGCAAACCAACCAGTACTTCAACCAATGAGTTTGGGGTGGCGGTTACAACCGATGAAGCTCCAGTTGTTGTCGATTGGGATTTGATTCGGAGTGAGTTGCAACGGCTACGCGCCGAAGGCTGGACTGGAACCAAGGCTGCCAAACATCTGGCTAAACACTATGAGCTTGATCGCCATCAAGTGTATAACGAATGGAGCAACTTGCCAGAATAA
- a CDS encoding GNAT family N-acetyltransferase produces MAGELTLQICKSADLTPDVAQAILDLCSLAYEMDFSSSLIYENPVHVLVWLGSELVSHAMWVERWLQIGAEAPRQTAYIEAVATHPAHQKKGYASQVLRHLAKAIGDFELAALSPSDAAFYQRLGWELWRGPLSIRIEQGIEPSPGEEVMILRLPKTGVIDLDAPISAEWREGEVW; encoded by the coding sequence ATGGCTGGCGAATTAACCCTACAAATTTGCAAAAGCGCCGATTTAACCCCTGACGTAGCGCAGGCGATTTTAGATCTGTGTAGTTTGGCCTATGAAATGGATTTTTCTTCTTCGTTGATTTATGAAAATCCGGTGCATGTATTGGTTTGGCTTGGCTCGGAGTTGGTCAGCCATGCGATGTGGGTTGAGCGTTGGTTGCAAATTGGCGCTGAAGCTCCCCGCCAGACTGCCTATATCGAAGCGGTCGCCACCCATCCCGCGCATCAAAAAAAGGGCTATGCCAGCCAAGTTTTGCGCCATTTAGCCAAGGCGATCGGCGATTTTGAGCTAGCTGCGCTTAGCCCATCGGATGCGGCGTTTTATCAGCGACTTGGTTGGGAACTCTGGCGCGGGCCGTTGTCGATTCGCATTGAGCAAGGGATTGAACCAAGCCCTGGTGAGGAAGTGATGATTTTACGCTTGCCTAAAACGGGTGTGATCGATCTGGATGCACCGATCTCTGCCGAATGGCGCGAGGGCGAAGTTTGGTAG